From the Eschrichtius robustus isolate mEscRob2 chromosome 19, mEscRob2.pri, whole genome shotgun sequence genome, the window TGGGCGAGGGCGTCCTGACCAAGGAGTGCCGTAAGAAGGCCAAACCGCGCATCTTCTTCCTCTTCAACGACATCCTGGTGTACGGCAGCATCGTGCTCAACAAGCGCAAGTACCGCAGCCAGCATATCATTCCGCTGGAGGAGGTGACGCTGGAGCTGCTGCCCGAGACCCTGCAGGCCAAGAACCGCTGGATGATCAAGACGGCCAAGAAGTCCTTCGTGGTGTCAGCCGCCTCCGCCACCGAGCGCCAGGAGTGGATCAGCCATATCGAGGAGTGTGTGCGGCGGCAGCTGCTGGCCACGGGCCTCCAGCCCAGCACGGAGCACGCGGCGCCCTGGATCCCCGACAAGGCCACGGACATCTGCATGCGCTGCACGCAGACGCGCTTCTCGGCGCTCACCCGACGGCACCACTGCCGCAAATGCGGCTTTGTGGTCTGTGCCGAGTGCTCCCGCGAGCGCTTCCTCCTGCCGCGCCTCTCGCCCAAGcccctgcgcgtctgcagcctctGCTTCCGCGAGCTGGCCGCCCAGAAGCGGAAGGAGGAGGCAGAGGAGCTGGGCACCGGGTCCGCGGGGCAACCGGCCTACCTGGCCGGCGCCGTCTGCGGAGCGTCCAGTGGAGACGACGATGACTCAGACGAGGACAGGGAGGGCAGTGGGGATGGTGACTGGCCCAGCCGCGTGGAGTTCTACGCCTCGGGAGTCTCCTGGTCGTCCTTCCACAGCTGACCCCGGGTCTGCAGACATGCGGGAGGGCTTCCCTAGTCACTTCGGCATCCAAGCAGATGCCATTGCCGGGGCCCCTGAGAGGGCAGAGTTCCCCAAGCTGCCCAGCACCCTGCAGGGCCCTACCCCACGGGACCCTACCCCACGGGGTGGTGGGCACAGCGGAAGCGGATCCTTTTCTCTGAACCCCCAACGCCTCTTTTTGGATACTGGCGTCCCTCTAGTTCCACTTCAGGTAATTACCTTTTCATTTAGCAAACCCAAAATACTTAGGCCTCTTGGGAACAAATGTCATTTCTCGGCCCTTTGAGCTGTTGATCCAGATGATCCCTTGAATTAGACAACCTCAGGCAGCTTTAGGGACCAGAGAGAAGGTTGCACTGGAGTGAGGTCCCCTCTTTGAGGCCTTGAATCACCAGACCTGGCCCCGCCCCCCTGCAGGAAAGACTGTGGGTCCTGAGAGGCCTCCAGGAAACCAATGCCTGCCCACCTACCTTGCTGATGCCCACCTGCCTGGCTGGCTGGGCCTTGTCACGGCAGGCATGTGGGCTCACCCAGAGCCAGGCAAGAGACTGCCATGCTGTGGGTGTCCGCCAGGCCCAGGAACTGCAGCCTGAGCTCCCCATGGTCCAGAGTGGCCTGCCAAGCCCTCTGGCCCAGTCTCACCTCCCTCCAGGTGTCTGATGCCTCTCAGTCCTGTCCTCATCCCTCCCTGTGCTGGAGAAAGCAGTGTTTTCTGTTAGGACTCTtaattgcaagtgacagaaaccctaCCCAGACTgacttaataataaaaagaaagtttattGACTCATGTGTTTGCAAAGTCCAGGAGTGTTCTTGCTTCAGACACAGCTCTGTGACTGAGGACTGAAACCATGCTAGGTGGCAAGTGTCAACAACTGTCCACCACTCTGGGCATTCCTGAGAATGCTGGCAGTTCCAGCGGGATCAGATGTTTGCACCACACCATGGTTGATTCCCAGGGACAGAGCCCCGTCCATCCAGGCGCTGTGACTGTAGCCCAGCACCTGCAGCCCTGTTCACTTGGTGTGAGTTATCTAAACAGCCAGACAGCAAGTAAAGGAAACAAGGAGCCACTTATCCAGCTCTCCATGAGCCTTCCAGGTTTAAAGCTCTCCCATGTGGCCTCCTGCTCTGGCCCACCCCCGAGGATGGTGCCGTTGAGTGGGGAAGTCCCAAGTGCAGCAACCTGCCATGCTCAGCTGGTGTGTTGTTGGGGCTGGAGCTTGAATGGCAGCCGCCTGATTCCTGGCCCACACCCGGCCACGGAGTTGTGGTCCTTCAGGACAGTCTCCTGTACCAGTCTTCCCCCCCATCGCCTGGCTGGCCTTGGCCAGAGCCCACTGGGCGGAGTGGGGGTCACTGTCAGAAGTGGTGACTTTGGGGCCAGGAAAGCTGCCCCCAGCCCACACTGCGCAGTGTGTGAAACCCCACCGTCAGCTCCAGTCCCTGGGTGAACAGTTGTCCTCCCGGCCCAGTTCTCAAACGTTCACTTGCAGACAGAACCCTGAGAATCTCCTTCGAATGCTAACTCTGATTCAGCAGGCCAGGTGGGCTCCAAGGGGTGGCAACACTCCAGCCTACTCTTGACAGGAGCCACCCGTgtgagggagggcgggaggggcaAAGTGTGAGGCACCCAGGGCCTGCCTGTGGCCTAACCCGCAGGGCAGAGGGACTGGGTGGGGAGGGTCAGAGGTGCTTCCAAGAATTGACGAGTCCTTGGCCTCCCTGAACCACACAAACTGGTTCAGGCAGTTCTGCCTGGGCAGAGGGTTCAGGGCAGGCAGGTTACAGGGTGCAGGGCAACTTACTGAGGCCAGATCGGCGTGAAAGCCCAGGCCAGCTAGTCCTATCCCTTCACCCAGGGTTGGTGCCCAGGCAGGGAGTGCCCAGCTCCAGCCACTGGCGTCTTGGTCACTGCCCCACTCCCCTAGAACCTCCCTTGCCCGGTAAACGGGGAGTAGAAGCATCAGGACAGTGTTCCTTTGGACAGAAGAGAGGATTTCCGCACCTGATTCCAGGCACCGGCAGCCTTCTCCACAGCTGCCTGCCAAAGGGGCACAGGGCACAGAACCCAAGGCAGGTGAGGCCATGCCCTCCACACTCGGGCTGGACAGGTGCTGGCTCGGCCCTCAGCCTTCGACCCTCAGACCTGCCTCCCTCACAGCCCTAGCCACCAGGGCTGGGACAGGGCGgcagcttccctgagccctgAGGCGTTAGGGCCTGTAAGGACCCAAGGGTTCAAGTGGCCAGCAACCTTTGGAGGGCTTTCATTCATGTAGACTCACTCACTGCTGTATGCTGCATCATGGACTGGGGACACGGCCTGAGTGAGATGCACAAGTTCTCAGCTCTCAAGGAATGTACAGCCTAGCACAAGAGGCACAGAAGTGGGTGGCGTCGGGCCTGTCATGGGCTGTGATGGGGGCATGGCCTTGAGCATGGCGGGGCGCGGGAGGAGGGCAGCACTCCTCCAATAGTGAGAATGAGTGAGTGAGGCCAGTTGGGGAGATGGCGTTCCAGACTCCAGAcggggaacagcaagtgcaaaggccccgaggaGGGGAGGAGCCTATGTGTTCTGGAGCAGCCTGGCtggactgaggccagagaggtggTGGGGGCAGGTGGGATGCACCGGGAGCCACTGGAGCCTTAGCAGGGCGGCAGGGCTGCTGTTTGCTTTCAGGAGCTTGCCCTGGTGTCTGTGTGCAGATGGCAGAGGCGGGAGAATGGCCGTGAAGCCTCCTGCTCCCCCTGGGATCCCCAAGGGGTGGCCTAGGCTTCGCTAAGGCCACATCTGCCTACCACGATAGATGGCGGAAGGCAAGCCTTGGCTGCCCTCAACTTATCCCAAAGGGCTGGCCCCTGCCCTGTTCTGCAAGACGCTCTGATGACAGCAGATGGAGCCCTCGGAAGCAAAGTAAAAGCGCTGGGCGGAATGTTTGCGCTGGGCCAGCGTGTGAGGTGGAGCAGTGATCAGGCCCCTGACCACCGAAGCACAGAGGGGAATGTGTCGGAGGAGTCAGGACCTCCTGAAAGGGAAGATGCGGGCCCAGGAGGGGAAGGCGCTGCCTCGGGAGACCCCATCTCTGACTCCTTACGGGTCTGTTTCCCTTCAGAGACAACCTCGTCAGCCTGGCTTGGGTCGAGAGTCAGGCCAGGTCCTGACTCCACCCCCGTCACGCACAACACCCCACCCTACTCCCCCATTCCCCACACCGGCTGTTCTTAGCAGTAGCCTGCTGCCCAGCCAGGCCGCACGGGTCTGCGCTTTCCTCCCCCACCTACCCAACGGCACGTGTTGTCCAAGACTCTGGAGTTGCCCTCAGTCAGGGCCACGTGGCTGGCCCTTGCCCTTGGCCACCATGCTGTCCCCACACGTGGAGGAAGTCAGGAGTTCTCAGGCTGAATCAATGCCTGGCTGTCTGTGGATGTTCCCTTTCCCCCAGGACGATGCTTAAGGTCTGGCAGCAGGGCTGGGTCTGCTGGGCCTGCGTCTAGGTCCTCTCAATCCCTCCTGAGGCTTCACTTGCAAGGCCTGGTAAGGGCACGAGAACCAACTGTCCTGCCAGCCAAGTGCTCCTGTTCACCAGCCAGGAATCTTCCCCCTCAGCTGGGCGTTGACTCCACGGCCCTGCCAGAGGCTAAGCCTGCTAACAGGCTTTGGacgctgggaggggcctgccttGCCCCTCCTTCTCAGAGCTGCAGATGGACGAGGGTCTGAGGACCAGGCCCAGGCGTTTGAGGGGCACTGTGGAGCCCCTACCACCTTAGCACTGCCTGAGGCACCCTTGCTGGAATCAGCCCAGACGGAAGTCTGAAGTCGCTCCAGGTGGAAAGTCAACTCACAACGGCGACCTCAGGGCATCTGGGGACTGACTGACAGGCAGGCCTCCCTTTAGAGTTTAGCCCACTCCCAGGCAGGGGTGCTATGTTCCTACAGGACTCAGCTATTAGGGGAGGCCTCCTCAGGCCTCCTCCAACAGTTTTGTCTGTTGGGGTTTTTAGATGCTGAGTTTTCTTAAATAGGGCCCACTGCATGTGTGCTGATAACATTTGGGTGCTTTCTGCCACAGGCAGGCAAGGGATTCACAGGACCCAAGGAATCTTATCCCTcctggatgatgatgatggtgggtaGTGGTGCTGATGGGAGCTGTGGCTGCCACTTACTGAGAGCCATCTGTGCACTGGTCCCAGAGAGGCAGACCCAGGTCACACAAGGCCATCCTAAGGCCCTCAGCACAGCTGTttgatcagggagggcttcctggaggaggtggtgttTGGTTGAGCCTCAGAGGAGGGCAGGACTTTATCATAGAGGGTGGGAGTCTGGGAGTCTGGGTCTTTTTGTTAACCATCCCCTCCTGTCCCTGGCATTaatttgttgactgaataaatgaatcaagtaAGAAATAGGCTGGGGGCACTGGGGCAGAGGGGATGACAAGGAAACGGGAATTGGGCCTCACTCTTGGAGCCCCCAGTCAAGGCACTGGATGAGAACCCTGGCCTCCATCTGGAGGGTTGGAgaccagcccctcccccaagaCACTGATTGTTGCCCTCTCAGGCAGGGCAGGAAGTACCCATCCACCCCCACCCACTCAGGCAGAGCTTTCTGGAAAGGTGTCATCACACCTGTTTGCAGGGGTCCAGTGGCTCCCTCGGGGATGGCATCCAGGTTGTCATCAGAGGATTTCTGGTGGCCTGGCCTCTTTCCTGCCCCAGCCTGTTCTCTGGGACACGGCCACAGAGAGGCTGCCAGGGGGGTCAGGGCCACTCTCGGGCTCAGCCACTGGGCAGGGTGAGAGTGGGTGCGAGGCTGACCCAGTTCTCAGCCAGGACCCAGGGTCTCTCAGGCCACAATTGCAAAGCAAGGCAGCCGCTTCCTCTGCCCTGGGCCTGCAGGAAGTGGCCTTCTTGAGGgctgtgggcaggggaggggccgcCTCTGTGTCTGGGGCTTTTCGCACCTGGCTGGCAGGCTCTGGGCTGCCTGAAGCCTCCCTCCTCAGTGCTCACcgcctggcccgtgcctctttcTGTGCCCAGGCCTGCAACTGTGACGGGGCCCCTGCCCTCCACCTAGGTGCCCTGCTTCAGCCCTGAGCAGACTCAGTGGGACCTGTGCTCAGAGTGCAGAATGTGGGGTGGGGgccagaggtgggggagaggggtctGCCTCACTAAGACCAACAGAGCCAGGCTCTGGGCTTCTCTGGGCTACCTGCTATCTCTGTGCTCACCATTCCACCTCTGCCCATGAACTTAGCCCTCCTGTGAACGCCAGTGCAGCTGCCACCTCCACTCTGCTGCCTTCCTGGGATGCCCCAGGTCAGCATGGCTGTCCCATTTATGCTCCCAGAGCACCTGCAGCCCTGCTCCAGCTTCCCCACCCTCTGTCCTCCCGGAGGTGCCTGAGTGGGCCTGTGCCCATCAAAGCTGGCCCTCAAGTCTGAGCCACTCAAGGGCAGGGGGCAGCTCAGTCATCATTCATCTGTGGCCCCCACAGCTCCCAGCACAGGCCCAGTGCCCTTGGCCATTCCACAGATGCTTCTCTTCTAGGGGGAGGTAGCCTTGTGACTTCCCCTAGCTCCCGGGGGCCATTGGCAAGATGCTGGGTTCACAAGGACAGCCCCTGCGGTCACAACTGCCCCCATCGGCTTGGCCTAACCTGCTTGTCTGGCCTGCATTGGCGCCTGCACTCAGGCCTTCTAGCCAGACACTGGGGTGTCTTCTGGCCCTTCCCTTGCCTGTCCCCCACCCTTTTGCCCTTCCAGGCCACCCAGGTCCGAACTGAGGGAGTCTGTGGTGCACTGAAGCACCGAAGGAGCTTCCTTAGGGCCTTGGAGGGAGCAGTTCACACAAGGCCATGGCGCTGGATGTGGACCAGGCTGGGCGCCCCCGTCCCCAACACAgacacctccagcccctctcggCCTGCCTCCTCCTTTTCCCCTCCTGGACTCCCCATCTCAAAGCCTCAGACTGGCTTTGGATGAGTCTAGAAGGGAGGAACAGACAGTGAGGGcgcaggaaggagaggagagtgaGGCCCACGGGAGGCCCTTGgggctcctccccgcccccttcaCAGGCCCCCAGGGCAGGCGTGTCCCCGACACTCGCGAGTCAGGGTCAGTGCCGCACGAGAAGCAGTGGCCAGATCCCATCTCCTGCTGGCTGCTCTCCACACCACAGAGCCCAGCTCTGACCGGAATGTTCCAACACTAAAGACAGAaaggcaggcgggcaggcgggggtgggggggacagagggagggcaGGCTGAGCCAGACGTTTCTGGGCAAAAACAAGAGGAAATTTCAGTCCTTGGAACGTCAGCTTAGGGATCCTGCCAGACATTCTGACCCCAAAGAACAGGCTTTCCAGAGACCGGTTCCTGCCCACCGTGGCTCCCAAgcagggaggggtgggagtgggggcctGGGGCTAGCCATCCTTGCCACCCATTCTTTCTCAGTACAGAGGGTCCTCTGGCTGCCCACAGCAATGCCCAGGGCTGAGGAAATCAGGGTCCCAGGAttctggcacacacacacacacacacacacacacacacacacacacacatacacaaactttATGTAGTTTGTAAATTACCAACATTCTAAAATGCCAAAATGCCTTCCTTTGTATCTCAACCAAGGCTCCTGGGGTCCCCACCCCCCAGTCAGGAAGTGGAAGAACCCGTCAGCCTTGGTCTAAGACCAGCCACTAGCTGACAATTTCTTTCCCCAAGACCTGAGCTGGAGTAGAAGTCAGAGTTGAAGCAAAGGCACTCAGTGAgagggagggggcctgggggGCCACAGCGGAGGCAGGGCTCAGGGGGCCCAGCACTGAGTGGGGCTGGTGTGCAGATCGTCACCCCAGGACAGGCCCAGGATCCCCGTGCCCTTTCTGTTCTGCACTcatgctgtgtcctcacctggaaaCACCACTTTGCTTACTGCTCCCTACCCCCTGCCGCTAGAGCGAGTTCACGGGGTGGTGGGAGCCCGTGGCTTACCTGAGTGCATGTTCCTCCCTCGGGCGGTCACACTCTGGTATTCCCTGGTgtgaaataatacaaaaaatatatattcgtCTCTgccccccagttcctggcacagagctcctaaaacctttgtaatttcccaagtgataagagcactaggaacatttctgacacagagctcctaaatcccctGGAATTTCCTGCGTGAGAGCAGTGTCTCTTTTTCTAATGAAGCAACACTTGTAGAAAGACtcagccatgattagaagcttggaacttgtagtcccccccacctccaccaacCACCCAGACGGGGAGAGATTGAGTTAATGATCAATCATGATGAAAGCTCCGTAAAAATCCCACAAGCGCAGCGTTGGGAGAGCTTCCAggctggtgaacacatggaggtgctgggagggtggtgcaccCGGAGTGGGCACCCAAGCTCCACATCCCTTCCCActcatctcttcatctggctgttcatctgtattccTTATTATATCCTTTataacaaacaagtaaacaagtatttccctgagttctgtgagctgttctagcaaattatcaaacccaaggaggggggtcACAGGAACCCTGATTTACAGCCAGTCTGTCGGATGTACAGGTGACAACCTAGGACTTGGGATTGGCATCTGAACCGGGGGCAGTCTTATGGGACTAAGCCCTTAACACCAGTTAGTGCCAGAATGGAATTGAATTATAGGACATCCAGTCGGTgtcacagagaattgcttggtgcaGGGAGGGGCGGGTGGGATGAACCCCCGCACATCTGGTATCAGAAGTGCTGCGAGTGTGGTACTAACATGAGAGAAAATGAGATCACGGAGTGTTTTTCCCACGCCCCTGGGGAAGCCCTCTTCCTTACCTTTAGCCACATGTTTTGCTGCAGCTGACTCACCCACACCCTGGCTCTAGAAATGGGCACAGGACACAGGTCCGGACAACCAGTGCAACCGTGGGACTGAGTGAGGGGACCTACTGAGAGCTGCGAGGGTCCACAGCCACTTCCTCCACCTGCGCAGAGAGAGGAGTGGTCCTGAGTCATGTGACGGGGGTCTCAGCCCAGCTCTCAGGGCAAAGGACCAAGGAGTCTAGGGAAAGGGACCAGGTGAGGGTCTTGGGGCCCATATTCACACCCAGAATGAGGCCGTTGCCAAGACACTGTGCAGATTTCAATTCAGTTAGGGAGAAATCCACCCAATGATGAACAGCTCCAAGATATGAAAAAAGAACATTCACagtgattgtttcctttattcaAGTCAAAAACAATGCGACATCTCACTCAGGCAGTCTGTCTCACAAGCTGATTATCACATGAGTGGAGGAACAAACCTAATTCAGATGAAAATCTGATTTGGGGAAACAAAGCCTGCCCAGCCCTCCTCAAGTTAGGAGAGCACTGATGCAGAGAGACCAAGTTCTTCAAGGATATACTTTGTGGAAGCACCCGTGTCCTCCAGGATTAGGTCCTAGGTATTTCGGCACATCGACCTCCTCTCCAAAGGTCAAGTAGTGAGCAGGTAGGAAAATCAACAGGTCTTCAGAGCATTACAAGGATGAAATTAGCACAGGGTCGGATATAAGACAGAGCAGTCATCTGTCTGGGTTACCACTCTgggacttttgttttctttcttttctttcttccttcctttctttctctctctctctctttctttctttcgttctttctttctttttctttctttccttctttctttcttccttccttccttcctttctttctttcgttctttctttcttccttccttcctcccttcctccctcccttccttcctcccttccttcctctctttctctctctttctctttcttttttctttctttcttccttcctttctttctttatttcttccttccttcctttctttctttcttccttccttcctcccttcctcgctcccttccttcctcccttccttcctctctctttctccctctctctttctctcttttctttctttccttctttcctttcttccttccttccttcctctctctctttctctctctctttccctttcttccttccttcctttcttccttttcctttcttcctttcttcctttccttctttccttctctccttctctttctttctttctttccttctttttcttttttcttccttccttccttcccttccttccttccttcttcctttcttcctttcttccttccttccttcctttcttcctttctttctctctttctctctttctctctatcaAGGTCTAACCTGCATTCAGAAAAGTGCACAAACTTCAAGTGTGCAGCTCAGTGAGACTttgcacactctcacacacacctataagcaccacccagatcaagatatagaGCATCTCCAGCACCCAGAAGGCTCCCTCAGACCCTCCCAAGCAGTACCTGCCTCC encodes:
- the PLEKHF1 gene encoding pleckstrin homology domain-containing family F member 1, producing MVDYLANTEINSQRIAAVESCFGASGQPLALPGRVLLGEGVLTKECRKKAKPRIFFLFNDILVYGSIVLNKRKYRSQHIIPLEEVTLELLPETLQAKNRWMIKTAKKSFVVSAASATERQEWISHIEECVRRQLLATGLQPSTEHAAPWIPDKATDICMRCTQTRFSALTRRHHCRKCGFVVCAECSRERFLLPRLSPKPLRVCSLCFRELAAQKRKEEAEELGTGSAGQPAYLAGAVCGASSGDDDDSDEDREGSGDGDWPSRVEFYASGVSWSSFHS